From the Longimicrobium sp. genome, one window contains:
- a CDS encoding glycosyltransferase family 2 protein, with amino-acid sequence MPESLRRNFAVLVPAFNEVENLAALFREMRETFERHDLAGELIIVDDGSTDGTYEAAVREAERFPRAKVVRHRRNLGKTEAMVTGAMAAETEYLVLFDADLQHATDEVPRFLARLGEGYDIVCGRKVGQYEKAAVSSIYNRMSQRLFDIPVRDLNAMKAFRTEILREIPLRHDWHRFFVVLAHAEGYSVAEIDITLYPRRAGVAKYSGKRRVLVGVGDLIVVWFYLKFSAKPMQFFGGTGLILIVLGMLVGLVTVVLRVGNWMPPFGFRPLLTLVGLLETIGFLLFGFGFIAELIATLRAELDQLRRRVP; translated from the coding sequence GTGCCGGAGTCGCTGCGGCGCAACTTCGCCGTGCTGGTGCCCGCCTTCAACGAGGTGGAGAACCTGGCGGCGCTCTTCCGCGAGATGCGGGAGACCTTCGAGCGCCACGACCTGGCCGGCGAGCTGATCATCGTCGACGACGGCTCGACGGACGGTACGTACGAGGCGGCCGTGCGCGAGGCGGAGCGCTTCCCGCGCGCGAAGGTCGTCCGCCACCGCCGCAACCTCGGCAAGACCGAGGCGATGGTCACCGGCGCGATGGCGGCGGAGACGGAGTACCTGGTCCTCTTCGACGCCGACCTGCAGCACGCGACGGACGAGGTGCCGCGCTTCCTGGCCAGGCTCGGCGAGGGGTACGACATCGTCTGCGGGCGGAAGGTGGGGCAGTACGAGAAGGCGGCGGTCAGCAGCATCTACAACCGCATGTCGCAGCGCCTGTTCGACATCCCGGTGCGCGACCTGAACGCGATGAAGGCGTTCCGCACCGAGATCCTGCGCGAGATCCCCCTCCGCCACGACTGGCACCGCTTCTTCGTGGTCCTCGCCCACGCCGAGGGCTACAGCGTGGCGGAGATCGACATCACGCTCTATCCCCGCCGCGCGGGCGTGGCGAAGTACTCGGGGAAGCGCCGCGTGCTGGTGGGCGTGGGCGACCTGATCGTCGTCTGGTTCTACCTGAAGTTCAGCGCCAAGCCGATGCAGTTCTTCGGCGGCACCGGGCTGATCCTGATCGTGCTGGGGATGCTCGTCGGGCTGGTGACCGTGGTGCTTCGCGTGGGGAACTGGATGCCACCCTTTGGCTTCCGTCCGCTGCTGACGCTGGTGGGGCTGCTGGAGACGATCGGGTTCCTGCTCTTCGGCTTCGGCTTCATCGCCGAGCTCATCGCCACCCTCCGCGCCGAGCTCGACCAGCTGCGGCGGCGCGTACCCTGA